A region from the Lolium perenne isolate Kyuss_39 chromosome 4, Kyuss_2.0, whole genome shotgun sequence genome encodes:
- the LOC127293886 gene encoding uncharacterized protein isoform X2 → MMLRLLRGRAKAQTGSSHHSSPPAPAPAPKTPLDDEDLLQEILLRLPPKPSSLPRASLVCKGWRSILSDPEFLERFRKHHQKPPLLGFFAGHVHATPVFTPILDSPDRIPASRFPVPQSHSRNDEWRFMGCRHGLAVLLEVSRREAVVWHPLTGQQRHVSFPPGMHTDDWNRWHAAVQCADAAGGHVHGDCFSSPFKLVLILVAQRARAFACLYESASGAWGDIASTATRDTICYTEPSVLIGDAFCWLLGEADILAFDIQRQSLGVIEKPDMKRYFDSSVRLFRTEDNGPGLGGELGGNGWTRNFEHMRSANALYMLQVCLLLNTDCFHRWESAHRCCLASRKRSNRWFPPVLGLGISWA, encoded by the exons ATGATGCTGCGCCTGCTGCGCGGTCGAGCCAAAGCTCAGACTGGCAGCAGCCACCATTCCTCGCCGCCGGCGCCAGCACCAGCGCCGAAGACGCCGCTGGACGACGAGGACCTCCTGCAGgagatcctcctccgcctccctccgaaGCCATCGTCCCTCCCGCGCGCCTCCCTCGTTTGCAAGGGATGGCGCAGCATCCTCTCCGACCCTGAGTTCCTCGAACGCTTCCGCAAACACCACCAGAAACCGCCTCTGCTGGGCTTCTTCGCAGGCCAtgtccatgcaacacccgtcTTCACTCCCATCCTCGACTCGCCCGACCGCATCCCTGCCTCCCGCTTCCCCGTGCCGCAGAGCCACAGCCGCAACGACGAGTGGCGCTTCATGGGCTGCCGCCACGGCCTCGCCGTGCTGCTCGAGGTGTCCCGTCGCGAGGCCGTGGTGTGGCATCCCCTCACCGGCCAGCAGCGCCATGTCAGTTTTCCACCGGGGATGCACACCGACGATTGGAATCGCTGGCATGCCGCGGTGCAGTGCGCCGATGCCGCGGGCGGGCATGTGCACGGCGACTGCTTCTCCAGCCCGTTCAAACTGGTGCTGATCCTGGTCGCCCAACGCGCGCGAGCGTTCGCCTGCCTCTATGAATCAGCTTCCGGTGCCTGGGGAGATATTGCGTCGACGGCGACCAGGGATACTATTTGTTATACGGAGCCCAGTGTCCTCATTGGGGATGCATTTTGCTGGTTGCTTGGTGAAGCTGATATCCTTGCGTTTGATATTCAAAGGCAGAGCCTTGGTGTCATTGAGAAGCCAGATATGAAGCGCTACTTCGATTCTTCTGTTCGACTCTTCCGGACAGAGGATAATGGACCTGGCCTG GGAGGGGAGTTGGGTGGAAATGGGTGGACCAGAAACTTTGAACATATGAGATCAGCTAATGCACTAT ATATGCTTCAGGTTTGTCTTCTGCTGAATACTGACTGCTTCCATCGATGGGAATCAGCGCATCGGTGCTGTTTAGCGAGCCGGAAAAGATCGAACCGGTGGTTTCCCCCCGTGTTGGGCCTGGGGATCAGTTGGGCCTGA
- the LOC127293886 gene encoding putative F-box/kelch-repeat protein At1g15680 isoform X1: MMLRLLRGRAKAQTGSSHHSSPPAPAPAPKTPLDDEDLLQEILLRLPPKPSSLPRASLVCKGWRSILSDPEFLERFRKHHQKPPLLGFFAGHVHATPVFTPILDSPDRIPASRFPVPQSHSRNDEWRFMGCRHGLAVLLEVSRREAVVWHPLTGQQRHVSFPPGMHTDDWNRWHAAVQCADAAGGHVHGDCFSSPFKLVLILVAQRARAFACLYESASGAWGDIASTATRDTICYTEPSVLIGDAFCWLLGEADILAFDIQRQSLGVIEKPDMKRYFDSSVRLFRTEDNGPGLVCLSKLTIQLWERKSYCDGDVGWVMLQKTIKLKGLFPRRMPSYDKFVRLSGYDEDTNLIVLTTDTGNFTLQLDSAKIRHIIKRDYICHNTFYPYTNFYTAGRGVGWKWVDQKL; encoded by the exons ATGATGCTGCGCCTGCTGCGCGGTCGAGCCAAAGCTCAGACTGGCAGCAGCCACCATTCCTCGCCGCCGGCGCCAGCACCAGCGCCGAAGACGCCGCTGGACGACGAGGACCTCCTGCAGgagatcctcctccgcctccctccgaaGCCATCGTCCCTCCCGCGCGCCTCCCTCGTTTGCAAGGGATGGCGCAGCATCCTCTCCGACCCTGAGTTCCTCGAACGCTTCCGCAAACACCACCAGAAACCGCCTCTGCTGGGCTTCTTCGCAGGCCAtgtccatgcaacacccgtcTTCACTCCCATCCTCGACTCGCCCGACCGCATCCCTGCCTCCCGCTTCCCCGTGCCGCAGAGCCACAGCCGCAACGACGAGTGGCGCTTCATGGGCTGCCGCCACGGCCTCGCCGTGCTGCTCGAGGTGTCCCGTCGCGAGGCCGTGGTGTGGCATCCCCTCACCGGCCAGCAGCGCCATGTCAGTTTTCCACCGGGGATGCACACCGACGATTGGAATCGCTGGCATGCCGCGGTGCAGTGCGCCGATGCCGCGGGCGGGCATGTGCACGGCGACTGCTTCTCCAGCCCGTTCAAACTGGTGCTGATCCTGGTCGCCCAACGCGCGCGAGCGTTCGCCTGCCTCTATGAATCAGCTTCCGGTGCCTGGGGAGATATTGCGTCGACGGCGACCAGGGATACTATTTGTTATACGGAGCCCAGTGTCCTCATTGGGGATGCATTTTGCTGGTTGCTTGGTGAAGCTGATATCCTTGCGTTTGATATTCAAAGGCAGAGCCTTGGTGTCATTGAGAAGCCAGATATGAAGCGCTACTTCGATTCTTCTGTTCGACTCTTCCGGACAGAGGATAATGGACCTGGCCTGGTATGTTTGTCAAAACTGACCATCCAACTATGGGAGAGGAAATCCTACTGTGATGGGGATGTCGGATGGGTGATGCTGCAGAAAACTATTAAACTGAAGGGGCTATTTCCTCGCAGAATGCCAAGTTATGACAAATTCGTACGTCTTAGTGGGTATGACGAGGACACAAATTTGATAGTTCTAACTACGGATACTGGCAATTTCACGCTCCAACTTGACTCGGCCAAGATCAGACATATTATTAAAAGAGATTACATTTGTCATAACACCTTTTATCCATATACAAATTTCTATACCGCAG GGAGGGGAGTTGGGTGGAAATGGGTGGACCAGAAACTTTGA